One Aegilops tauschii subsp. strangulata cultivar AL8/78 chromosome 2, Aet v6.0, whole genome shotgun sequence genomic window, TCACCTAGTGAGCCATAGAATAGCTCTTGCACAGCTATCGGCCTTCCTCACGGTGCCGTCGTCGGCCTCTTTCTCGACCATCGCCGTCAGAGTGGAGTATTTAGATGGGTCCTGCAAGTATAGCTCCTGCAGCCTCTGCAACAAGAATTATACGTATATTCCTTGAGGGAAACAAGAAGTGATCCATCTATTTACAGATATAGGAATATGATACGAGTACAAGAATCAAAACATTTCAAAAGGGGGAGACAAAACATAGATGAGTCAAATGCTGAATTAGGTGTTGCATAGCCATCTGTCTGCATCGCTAGTGGTAGTGGTACAGCAAAACCCCAAAAACACAAGAATAATCCCGAAGTTTCAGCCTAATAAAGTAAAATACTACAGTAAGTTCGTGTCGTCAGCAATTATAGGGACTCTCTATGCAGCCGTGCAATCCAAATAATTCATGCCCAGATAAAACTGTTGCCCTGCCATCGCCATCATTAGctttagaagaagaagaaaccatCTCTTATCTTCTTGGGATTGTTTAGAAACAAAACCCGTAGCTTCTAGCAAAGGAGGAGAAACATCAACGAGGAACGGACAAGAGAGCTAGCGTGTGAAGGAGGACGGATGTGACCGGGGCAGTTGAAGGCCGGCGGCCTGTGTGCGGCACACGACCCCCTAATCCATGGGTCATTCGTCACCCCTTGCGAAAGCAAAAGTTGTCTTCTCAGAGATAGTATTTGCCTAATCCTATCGCGCTCCTGCCGTGCCGTGCTGCATGCAACTTGGGAGCGGTTCATCATCGTATGTACAATGGTGGACGCAACGGAATCGGATCCATCTGATCGATCAGCGCCTCCTAAAGTCCTGATCCATCCCATGATCCGATCAGACTATCGCGGTCCGAATGATCGGCGTCGATTCGACCAGAGCATTCATGCCCAGTAAGACGACGGTGACAGGGAAGGATCGGGTGATGCAGCGGAGGATGCAGACGCGTACTCTTTTGGTTCCACCAATGGATTCAAAGTGGTGCTAGTAACCAGGCTTAGCtcagataatactaccaagtaaAATAAGCAGGCCACAGGATGAACCCATCACTTTTGGCGCCTAGCCGTGTGGCCGGCACGGGACGACATGGATGGGAAAAGGCAGGGTATTACGTGGACCACACACGCACCAAACAGTTTTTAGTCGAGAAATCTTGATGCGATTTGGACTCGACTTGCCATCGTCTTTTGGATTTTTGGTCTCAGGTAGGGGTGTGATCCAGACGCCCTGCCTACTGGTTCGTGCTTAGTTTTACAGCTAGATCGCTGAACTTACTAAAACcccgggagagagagagagaggaagagagtaGTAGTTTATTTACCTCGATGTTCCGTTGGACGTCGAGCCGCAGCACTGCCATTGTCGGACCAATCTTATCTGCAAGCCCGTGCAGGCGACGTAGTATCAAGCAAGGACCACGTCCACATGGACGGAAGAGCAACCGGCCAAAGATATATGCACAGAGGCACGCCAAGAAATCCATCAAATGAACCAGGAGATGGTTTCAACGGACGTGGAATGAACACCAAAACAAATCAAAAAATAAGAGTTTTCAGCCTAGAGCACGCAGGATCAGATGGAGTTTGTACTCACCGAGGAGctggaggaggaggtgggagaGGCCGAGGAAGGGCAGCGTGGGAGGCGAGGTGCACAGCTTGCCGCCGCGCCGGCTGATCGGGGACAGCTCCGCGATGGCCAGCCTTATCTCGGACCACTCTTCCAGCTCCACCTTGTCTTTCTTTTCCTCcgcctcgtcttcctcctcgctctTCTCCTTCCGCTCCTCGCCGTCGTCTCTTTCTCCGTCATCCCTCTGCCCCTCAACCTTCTCCCCTGTGCCTGCTGGTCCCGGTGCCGGTGCCGCTGCGGCTTCTGCTCCTTCTCCTTCCTGCCGTGGCCTGTTCACGGCCATTGCTTCTCCctcatctctctccctctccaCCATCATCAAAGCCCAGTGCCGGTCCAAACTAACAGCAAGCCATGGAGAAGCCTACTTCTTGCTCTGGTTAAGACttcagagagagaaagagaggagaggagagatGAGAAAGGGTCGAAGTCAAACACCACCGTGGCTGCCCAATCCGCTCCAGACGAGACGGTGGCAGAGCTCGAGACTTTGGCAGAGCTAAGCCCTGCAGGTACACTCAATCCTCTCCTATTGGGTGCTAAGCACACCCTTTGTTTAAGCAATAGTAGAAAAGAGTTAAATAGCCTAAACTTATTCGTTGCGGTCCGTTTAATGCCTAAatttataaaatacataaaaatGGTGCTACAACTTGTCGCATGGTACATATACGGTGCCTCCATCCGTATGTCCGTATGCCACCGTATTTGCTCTCGCTGTGGTGTGACAGCTGGCGGCTGGCCCACAGATCAGTGGGTGAGCGTTGCCTGCGCTGGGTGAAATGCGTACGAgtttttttttgcagaaaatctcgtgagatTTAATTAAAGTCAGAAATAAGCCATTAAAAAATATACTGCATCATCGAATTGGTTTTGACCCTGGGACCTCCACGTTAAATAGCACGCACGCTAGACGCCAAGACACTGCAATTTCCATTATAATTTTTCAAGTTACTGTTTGGTTTTTACAatatattttaaatgtccaataTACAAATATGCGACTATTGTCTATTAAATTATTTAttctatttttattatttgtaGTTCAAAGAGGTAAACATGAACTGTTTGTAAAATTTATGTGGATTTAAAAAGTTCAACGTACATTATGAAATATTGCGTAATTTTTTTGTATCTTCATTCAGGACCACAagtacggagaattattttgtaTCTTCATTGTATTTTTAGAATATATAATTATTAAAAAATCAACAAAGTTGTATTTTGAAAATTGTTCAATACATATTAAAAATGATTGTGTAAAAACAATAAATTCTATAAATGGGTTAAAACATATTAAACGTGTTTGTAGAAATGTAAGAATAATTTTACACAATAATTATTTTAATACATATCAAACATTTTATGAAATAGATGTTGTAATTTTTTTGAATGCGTGACGggcatttttcaaatacatgtttaCAATTTCTTAATACAAGTGAGAATTTTCCAAAATATCTTGCTTTTTAGAAAAATGCACTAACACTTTTTTAAGTTGATGGCAGGTAATATGTTGAGTTGTTCTCTTTTTTTCAAACGTGAGAATTTCTTAATAATTTTCGAAATTTTCTGCAAGTCaatctttttcttttttatttctctttattattTCGTCTGATATCCCTAATAAATAGTACTGTATCTGGATATTGCGTAGATAACTATTCTTGGCTTATTGGTTAGCACATGTGAACGTTGTGCGTGAGGTAATGAATTCAAACCCTGCCGGTGCGCTATTTTTTTTATTATACTCTATTTTATCCCACATGCTGACATGCGGATCCTAAATTTGACAGGTGAGATCAATACAGTTTGACATATTTAAATAAAATATCAGGAGCTTTTTGTGAAAATTATTTAAAGTACAAGGAATTTTTTGTAAAACAACCAGCCCACTCCTCTCCAGACGAGACGGTGGCAGAGCTCGAGACTTTGGCACAGCTAATAATAGAATGGCAAGGAAGCCCTGCAGGTACACTCAATCCTCTCCTATTGGGTGCTAAACACGCCCTTTGTTTAAGCAATAGTAGGAAACTCCGATTCTACGCGGTAAAATTCTCCCCCTCATCTGTGCAGACAGAGCAGTCGTAGTTCTGCATCGCGATAAGCTTAGGATCGACTTACAGTAGTTTATactgtactccctccgtaaattaatataagagcgtttagatcattaaaatagtgatctaaacgcttttatattagtttacagaagAGTTATGATAAATCACGCCACTGTTTATTTATAGTCATGATGATGTCGATGCCTGAACACAAATGCCAAAACAAATAGAGGGGAAGACTGGAGCGATAAAACGGACGCCCGCGACGAGACAAAGCCAGGCGAACCAGACAATCTATCTGGTCGACTGGTCCTCACAAGTGACGCGCAAAACGCACCAGCCCGTGTCACCCACCATCTTTACAAGATACTACTGTATATACAAGCGACAGACTGATGCATATGCCATAGTTGGCAAACGATGGTAGATGCACAAAGCTACGGCCGCCAACGGGTTCGAGCGCAAGCTTGCAGGATGCACACGCTGGTGCTAAAGCAATTTGATGCATGTTCTTTCGTGAACAATGTCATTTGGCTTTGTTGGCAATTTCAAAGCCTCCATTCACTCGGTACATAATTGGTAGTACCAGCGTGTGCTCAAggatggttcagatgtatttttGGCACCAGGATAACCAGGAAATCCAATGATGGTTCAGATTTGAACTAGATCGCGGCGCAGAAGATGAACCAGCCAAGTGTGAAGAGTTACAACTGATGGTAAACAAGATTCAATTATGCAAAACTGCAAAGCAACTCGCAGCTAAAAGTCTAAAAACATCTTTATGAACGCAAATACACAACCACACATGCAGAGTCCATTGTGAAGAAGGCGATCCGAAGCTGAGTCAAGTTCAAGCAAACCATCTGAACATCACACGATAGTAACAAGTTTATTTTTCTTCGAGAGACATAGCACTTTGTGAGGGTCTCAATACTCTATGGCACCTTAGCAGCAGCACAACAGCCAGCGCGGCAGCTCTTTCGCAGCAGTAGCAGGattagcagcagcagcagcagcagcagcagagcgAGGCGCGCAAGACTGAGGAAACAAGGAGTATCCACTTGTTAAGCAGAGCTAAATTAAATCTAAAAACTAAATAATGATAACTCTGTGCATTCAAGTTGTTGAATAAAGGCGAAATCAGCAAAGCTAGACACTGACTCATTAGCCAATGGAGTGATATGTAGTATAGTAGTCAACTTCCACCAGATCTTACACTAAAACACACTGAATTAGGCATGATTCATGCCAGATGACTAGGTTATCAGAGCATCACTTTGAAGCTGTTAGAGCGCACTATTTATTAAAAGGCTGGACCGCTGGAAGAACAATAAAAAACATAACTTATTTTTCTCTTTAGATTACAAGCACAACCATAGTAACACTTGAAAGAATTCTTGGCCATAAATGAATAACTTGTTTATCACAATACTTAAAAAGTTGATTGAATGGAGGGGAAATGCATTAGCTGAACATATGACAGACCCATTTCACCAGACATATGAAACTATAATTCATCAGAAATATACAAACCTAGTCCCAACACCACAAACTTGTTTGATACTCCAGAACACTAAACCTATCTAACAGGTACCTTGTCGCTGTTGTGGAGTTCATGCATCTAAGAGAAACATAAAAGGAAGAGCTTATCTGGCTAAGGAACATAGTTGATCATATAAAACTGAGTGACATCTGATGTGGAATCAAAGACGACAAAAAAAATCTCATATTACAGCATTAGAACAGCAGGTGTCAGCTCAGCAAAAATGGCATGACCATCTGATGGACAAAAATTGCAATCTTAGACCAAAACGTTTCTAGCATGGCCACCCCTATTCACATGGACATATAAATGTATCAAATGGTGCCTCTCTAGGCACACATTTGATTATTCATATGACATGAACATTTGACAGAAAAAAATTGGCAATCCTAAAAAAAGTTAGCATTGCTCCAGCTATTTTGAATGGACAAATCCAAAAGAATTAATGTTAAAGGTTAACTAGAGATAAAGTATCCTGGGGTATATGGCCTCTTGTGTTATGTATTCAGCAGCTATATATTACTAGTCTGATTCCAGATTTGGAGAAGAAAAAAATAATCACTGGATATAGGTTACTTTACTTTATCTAACAGAACTTCAGCTTGAGGATGGGTGGTAAAAGCGGCATGTAGGTCGAGTGCATTCTCCTCGTTTAAAATCACGGCAAACTTCAACCTTGTCATGTGCCACCTAGTAGAAAAGATGCAAAATGGATTGGCTGATAGCTCGTACACTAAGATAAATAAATGACAAAACATACAAACCTCAGTTTGTGAATCAGGGTGTGCAAATCTACATGATTCTCTATTGCACATTTTCTTCAAGTAGTCCCTGCAAACTTCCACTGTGTTCTTGTTATCTGTATTTTTACAAGAGAAGTATCAAAATTATGTTCTGTGTCAAAATAGGAGAACTACAAAAAGTCATGTAGTCATCTTATGATCAAAATATGGTTCAACACTCAGGAGTCAAGATTAAATTCCACGAGAGCAAACCAGTGTTTTCTTTCCCAATAAAACTAAAAAGCAATAGTGAATGGTATAGCCAATGTGTTAATTACCAGCAAAACCTCTAGGAGGTGAGAGAGGAGGAGCCATCATAGGTACGCccagtggtggtggtggtggtggcatgTAAACCTTGAAGACCAAAAAAAAAGTATAGGATTATACTAACCATGATCAACTTATAAAATATATACTACAAAAGGCAACTATAATATAAAATTTTAAACAGTTCTTTATTTACAAACTCATTTCTTACTGCACATGAACTGGGAACAAAGGATCTGCTGACTGGTCAACAGATAAATAATATATTCCAAATAATTTCTTTATGAGAGAGAAGGGAAGAGTAATTTCTTGTCAACAGAGTATTGTTTAAGAGTAAGACTATATCTTCAATAGAAACACTTTACCATCTCAGGATATGGCATTTGCATGGGAACATCCCTCATTGGTGGGGGTAGCATTGGTTGTGCTATGACATGAGTGTACCTACATGCTATACGCTCACACCTCCCACGCAAGAAATCTTGGCAAACCTGTCAAGAAAAACTATCTAATCAGCAATCTGTGTACAAAATATACAATATGCTAAAATACAGACATACAGTAATATACAAAATGCTAAATAGGGGAAATTCTATTCTTGCTTTGGGGGTTCAGTACACAAAGGGGTACCCAGGTATACAATAATAGAAAAAAAACATTTCACATGTGGACAGTTTTATGTGGTTGTTATTTTTATGCTAGGCAAGTTAGTAATACAATCTTTAATGGCAGAAAAAATTACAATTGCACACTCTTGAACAGATGAATGGTGCAAGAAGCGGCACTCATTTGCTGATCTTGAACATCGCCCACGTGCGAAATCTCTGCAAACCTGATAAATGTTCAAAAGAAGTATGCTCAATTAGCAGTCCTGAATGGTAAATGTATAAGAAAAATCATCATCACATAAGATCAATACATCAGAATAACTTAACTTGTACAAAACTATACAGAACGCTATGCATCTATAATGAAGTGAAGAGGATCATTTCACAGTTTTGGACAAGACAGCTAAGGAACTGTTGATTTGGGGTTTTTTATCGTATCCCTTAAGGTCATACCAACACAAAGCATCGATATGAAAACCATGTTTCCAAGTCTGACAAAAATACGGATATTGTGAATTATTTCCAAACAATCTCCCCCTCAGCCAAATTTGTGGTCTCATCAAGCTGACGTAACGCACAATCTGGACTACCAGCCCATGCTGCCACATCTAGCATCCTACGTGCAGACTAGACACAACATTAGCTAAACAGCTCTTCCGTAGCAGTACACACTAAATACTCAGAAAAACCTGGAGAGCTCATAATAAATGATGTATTAGAGAAAGCATTGAAGGACAGAAAGGACAGCTTACCGTCTTCACCTGTGGGACGTCCAAACCAATTGATCTCAGCAACGACCTATAGAGGATCGACCAAAGAAGGCTGAAATTAGAAAGTTGCATCCAACAGCGCGTGTAATCACCCATATGAAAAACTGAGCGGACAATGATAAAATTTATTGGGCTGGCAAGCCCAAACTGCAATACTGTAACTTTAGAACTAGCTCACACAACAGGGCTATTAGCAATTTGCATCAGATGGAGGCACATTGTTACAATACATGATGTCAAGCAGGCAATCTGATCCTCTTATCTAAATAGAAAAATCTCGTGTGATTATACTGCTGCTAATACTTGGAAACTGAACTATTGAGGGAATTTTCAGAGATATATACTTCAAACTAGCATAAATTGCATCAGCCTGCATCTTAACATGGAACCAGATTGCCAGACATCCACAGCTGAACAATTAAAGCAAATCAAGCAAATTGAATCGAACAAAATCATGGGGATATCAGGTCATACTCCTGTATATGAGGAGGCGGGTGGTAGTAGCGGCAGGTTCTGCCCCGGAAGCAGTTGTTCCTCAGCGAATCCGCGCATGCCGTCACCTTGGAGTCCCTACCGAATTCCCGAATCAACAAAACCCAAATCAGAAAAAAAAAATGCCGCTAACATCGGCAGAGGAGGCAAGATCTCGCGCTTTTACCTGTCGACGGAAACGGATTGGTGCGGGTGCGCATACTTGCACTCGAGGTCGGAGCGGGTGCACCTGTCGCGCAGGTAGTCGCGGCACGCCTCGACGGTGAGGTCGTTTTGCCGCCGCCGCTTGCCTTCGGGCTGGCGCGGACTCCGGCTCCGACTGCGACTGCGGCTacggctgcggctgcggctccggctccggctgcggctgcggctgcgaCGGTCGCGGGGGGAGCGGGAGCGAGACACGGAGCGCCTGGGGGAGGCGGACCGtgaaggggagagggagaggcggcgCTTGCGCGGCGGGAGCGGAGGCGACGGCGAACGGGCGGCGGGGTTGGGTTCCGCGGTGTCGGCGTTGGGGATTTCGGCGGAGGCCATGGGGGGGGAGAGGAGAAGACCGCGAGGGAGACGACAGAGGAGGGGGCGCTGCGGGGGTGGGATGTGACAAGATCTAGGTTTAAATAAAGTTTATTTTAAATCCACCTTGTTCCTCTGACAGGATTTTGAAAATCGTCTCTGGTTTCATCGTTAATCTGCCCCTTCGCTTGAAACGatttttattgcaattttattagAGGATTCAAATCCTTCCAAAAAATCTGATTATCTTATCTTGTCGATGACAGTTGAGAAGTCTTAGCACACGTGCATCTGAGGACAAGCGTCCTAGAGACGCAGTCATTGTCATTGAACCCATGTGAAACACCTAACACCAAAATTttcctcgcacacacgcactttGAGAAACACTAACATCGTCGGCGCCCTAAGAAGACACTAGGAATCTACGTCGGAGCTCCACCGACTCTGTGCCGATGGACGACCTTGAGGAGGATTGGAGCCTGAACGGCCAACTCGAAGATAAAGCGTTGCCATTCGCACAAACACCGCCCTTGCGAGAAAGAAAATCTGAAGGATCAAAGATGCGCTAGATATCAACTAGAGGAGAGTCAATAGGCGACTACCAAATTTAATACTTTTCTTAGTTGCTTTTAGAGGCTAGCGCGGAAATGCAAGTTATTTAGATATGCAGTTAAGTGATACACCATATATGACGAGTTACAACAAGCTAAAGAGCTGCACAAAGGCAACAAATAAGCAAGTAATAACAAAAGGTAAAGTTAGTGTTAAGAGACAACCGAAAGTGATGGTGACAAAAATGTACACTCAAGTTCACACTTTTGGGGGTACTAATCTCCACTGAAAAGGTCGGGAACAACGACTGCTCCCACGACAATGAATGCATCACCTTTGTCTTCGAGAACATTGGTCAACGAATAAGTTTTCTCTCGGTATGGTAgctcttgagggaagctccaAGCCCTCACATATGACCCCATGAAACAATCACACAACTAAGAAGCTCTGAAGAAACACCAACCGCCTAGGGTTTCATATAAATCATGGCGTGCAAGACAAGAAGCCCTCTATGATGAGGTCGGTTAGGGACTTTGTAAACCCTAACTCTTGTCCCATTTTATAAGGTGTAGCTACCATGATGATCCTCTTATGATCCTCTCGCACAAGGTGCTCCCACATCAATAAAAAAAGCAGCGCGTAGGCTTATTACCTGAGCCATGAGGACCTAAACCTGGGTAAACCCCTATGTGCAAACTCTTGGCACACATCTGTGAGCACACATCTGTGAGCAGACATCTTGGCACATGTCAATAAAAACCAAAGCAGCGCTAGACACACAAAGGAATCAACGTCCCCGTCACCTAGTGggaacgttccctcttggcacaCATCTATGAGCACTAGTGCCAACATCCACATGTGCCCCATGTATGCATCACTGCCCCGCACACGTCTATGTAACCGTGAGGGtcggctctaataccaattgtAACGCCCCGACCAAATACGTCGATTCTTGGCCATTAGGATCTAGACTAGCCCCACATGCTAACACTAGTCTTTCCTgcacactttgtcctcactcatgCGCACTGGGAATAACTTTCaagtcggtcacccatcctcagtTGATATGTAACACACCTTTCTTATTTGAGTAGCAAACTGTGGAGGAACGTACTATGAAACAACAAAATTTACCATACAATCACACCCAGGAACGCTATGAAGATGACATCATAGATCCAATCTCACCAACAACGCGGGCAGGAGGAAGAAGGTGTTGGTGACAATCCGATGATTCCCGTAGCTAGGTTATACCTCCTAGCCGCGAGAATCTCTTCACCGATCGAGAGTCAAAGTAGACAATTCCTCTGCGGTAACCACACATACCAAAGTAGTGATTCAACAGCACATAGTTGTCTAGAACAAAGATCGTCGAGAGAAACTAGAGAGAGAAGCAGCCTAGCAACGTATCGTCTAGTTTTGAACTAGATGGGGAGAGACTGGGCGTAGGGCAGCCTGGGGGCATCCTCCATATGATTTGTCTGTCAAGAGGTTATTCTGGTAACAATGAGAGAATATTACTCTAgaagatcgcgagcggaagcgttccaatgaacgtggatgatggagtcgtactcgccgtgatccaaatcaccgatgaccaagtgccgaacggacggcacctccgcgttcaacacacgtacggtgcagcgacgtctcctccttcttgatccagcaagggggaaggagaggttgatggagatccagcagcacgacggcgtggtggtggatgtagcgggtctcctgcagggcttcgccaagcttctgcgagagagagagagagaggtgttgcaggggaggagggaggcgcccaaggctgtagcttgctgccctccctcccccccctttatataggccccctgggggggcgccggccccaagagatgggatctcaaggggggcggcggccacaaggggggaaggggttgccttgccccccaaggcaagggggaactcccccctagggttcccaaccctaggcgcatggggggaggcccaaggggggcgccccagcccactaagggctggttcccttccactttcagcccacggggccctccgggataggtggccccacccggtggacccccgggacccttccggtggtcccggtacaataccggtaacccccgaaactttcccggtggccgaaactggacttcctatatataattcttcacctccggaccattccggaacctctcgtgacgtccgggatctcatccgggactccgaacaactttcgggtttccgcatacatatatctctacaaccctagcgtcaccggaccttaagtgtgtagaccctacgggttcgggagacatgcagacatgaccgagacgcctctccggtcaataaccaacagcgggatctggatacccatgttggctcccacatgctccacgatgatctcatcggatgaaccacggtgtcgaggattcaatcaatcccgtatacaattccctttgtcaatcggtatgttacttgcccgagattcgatcgtcggtatcccaataccttgtt contains:
- the LOC109750722 gene encoding zinc finger CCCH domain-containing protein 28, with protein sequence MASAEIPNADTAEPNPAARSPSPPLPPRKRRLSLSPSRSASPRRSVSRSRSPRDRRSRSRSRSRSRSRSRSRSRSRSRSPRQPEGKRRRQNDLTVEACRDYLRDRCTRSDLECKYAHPHQSVSVDRDSKVTACADSLRNNCFRGRTCRYYHPPPHIQESLLRSIGLDVPQVKTVCRDFARGRCSRSANECRFLHHSSVQECAIVCQDFLRGRCERIACRYTHVIAQPMLPPPMRDVPMQMPYPEMVYMPPPPPPLGVPMMAPPLSPPRGFADNKNTVEVCRDYLKKMCNRESCRFAHPDSQTEVAHDKVEVCRDFKRGECTRPTCRFYHPSSS
- the LOC109750723 gene encoding glycolipid transfer protein 3 codes for the protein MMVERERDEGEAMAVNRPRQEGEGAEAAAAPAPGPAGTGEKVEGQRDDGERDDGEERKEKSEEEDEAEEKKDKVELEEWSEIRLAIAELSPISRRGGKLCTSPPTLPFLGLSHLLLQLLDKIGPTMAVLRLDVQRNIERLQELYLQDPSKYSTLTAMVEKEADDGTVRKADSCARAILWLTRSMDFTVALLQRLEKEEEEEEEEEGSDQQSLAQLVEDAYKVSLKPWHGWISSAACKIALKLIPERAIFVGWLMGENQSYSLLKVEIEKLVQLLQPFLDDIHAMLAKFKLDRLKST